The genomic region GCGGGAAGTCTTGCCTCCATATCCACCTCGATATCCGCTTCAACTTCTATGTCAATGTCGATGTCAGTATCGGTTTCAGGCCTCTCGAATGGCAGTTGCAGTCCACTAACCCCGCGAAAACACTCAGCAAACCCTGAGGACGATTCTGGCCTGAAGAATCGACGGTCTTGTGCGAGAAAATCCGGTCGAGGGTCAGTCAAGCCACTAGAAACAAAAATGAGATTTCTTTCTCATCCCGTAGCCCAGCTCACCCTCAAGCCACTGTTCTTCGAAGTCCCATCAGTTGAACAAAATCCCTTATTCACAGGGCGTTTTTGGCTTCTTCAAGAGATTGAAAAGGTCATCAAGGGTTCGAGCCCTGGAATCCTCATTTCAGGGGCTCCAGGAACCGGCAAAACATCACTTATTCTTCAATTAGTGGAGCACAGTTGCTTTGGGAGGAGAAGAGAGCAATCACTGAGGGCTGAAATTGCTGAATGCGATGAAGATGAGGCCGAACAGAGCCAGCGACCGCTGCAATCAACCTTTGAAATCaatatgaaaaaaacaaatgagaaAATCAGGGAAACAGCGTCACACGTTGTTGCTTATCACTTTTGCCAGGCCGACAACAATAACACTTGTTTAGTGCCTGATTTAATTCATTCAATAGCAGCCCAACTGTGTCAAGCTCCGCAGTTGATTGCCTACAGGGAGTATTTGTTGTCGGAGCCACATTTGCAAGGCTCATTGTCACACAGAGAGTGCACAGTGGATCCCGATCTTGCCCTGTCCAGAGGCGTTCTGGAGCCAATGTTGACTCTTAGGAAGGCTGGACGACTTCCTCAAGTCAATATGGTGATACTAATTGATGCTATTTGTGATGCTGAGTATCACAGGCCTGACAGGGGTGACACCATTGCCTCCTTTCTTACTAGACATGCACCTAATTTCCCCAgttggatgaaaattatttgcacCGTGAGAAGCGAACTTAGGGAATGTGCTAAGGCATTTCCATACACTAGAATTTGCTTGGATAAAAGTGCTAGTGGCACCGGTGGTGTTTGCATTGGTAGAGATTTGTCTGAATATATTAGTCATAGAATGGTGCAGAGCACTGTTATTCAGGCTAATGTGACGGCTAGTGTTAACGGAAAGGAGTCCTCCTGTGGAGTTAACCAAAACAGGTTCGCCACTCATCTGCTGTCCCTTGCTGGAGGCAGCTTCCTTTTTGCCAAACTCACGCTTGATCTCATTGAGAGTGGACATCTCGTAGCTAAATCTGCATCTTATAAGGTGAATTATCTGGATTATTATCGTTGGCAGATTACTTAATGAATATTACCACAATGACCAAGTGTTTCGTGATTACGTTGCAGGTTTTGCCAGTATCATTAGCGCAGATATTCCAACTACATTTTAATCTTCGATTTCCCACTGCCACGTCATTCGAAAAGGTCCAGCCTCTTCTTGGTGTCTGCTTAGCTGCCCTTTATCCACTCACACTTCCAGAAATTTTCTACTCGGTTAATTCATTGTACACGGAGCAGTTCGTTTCATGGGAGGAATTCTTACAGAGATTCAAGGTAATTTTCAGAAGCAAAATCAACATCGAGTATAAACAAATCAGtagaaaataatcaaattatttcattgcCACAATATTTGAGGATGCGTAAGTAATGGTCGCCTGCAAACATAATTTTCCTGAAGTCACCGAGAAAgacaataattcataaaattaataacattaaaaacattttcagaTGCTCTCTGGTTTTCTTGTGAAACGTCTGGACGACACCTACATGTTCTTTCACCCCTCCTTTAGAGAGTGGTTAATTCGTCGCGATGAAAATGaatctccaaaatttctttgcgACCTTCGCCTGGGACACACAGCAATAGCTTTTCGCCTCGCTCGCCTCGAAAGTCCCCTGTCTGGTGACAAAGTTCTGGAACTGGGCCATCACGTTCTAAAAGCTCATTTTTATCGAGGTGTAACACCCTCTTTCCCATCACGAGACCTTCAAGCCTGGTGGATGACTTCGTCGACGGAGTGCGTCTCATCAGCTCTCTCTACACTCCGCAACATCTATAGTCCCAATGTCAAAGTATCGAGATTACTCCTGCTGGCAGGAGCCTCCCCAAATCATAGAACCGAATACCTGGGTAATGCTCCAGTTCTCTGTATGTACGCACACGAGGGCTCGGTAGAAATGGTATCTCTTCTTCTCGAATTTGGTGCTGACGTCGAGCTGACAAACTCCCAGGGTTGTACGGCCCTGTCTCTCGCCTCGTCACGAGGCCACTGCGACGTTGTTCGACTTCTGGCTGGTGCTGGAGCCTCCCTGGGTCACGCTGATATCGCTGGCCAGTGTCCACTGGTCCACGCAGCTCGTCATGGACGCTTTCCAGTGGTTGGCTATCTCTTGGCTTGTGACTGGTCCATTCCTACATCCGAAAGTGACATCCATTCAGAAACAGTGTCTGAGATCCCTCGGGAGGAAGCAGCTCAACAAGCAGTCGTTGCTGCTGCCTCCCAAGGCCATGAATCAGTCGTTGAATATCTGTTGGACATGGCCAAAGTGAATATCGACGTGTCTGACACATTAATTGGTGAAACTGCACTGACAATAGCCTCGGCTCATGGATCGACAGCTACGGTATCAGCTTTGTTGACTAGAGGGGCGAATCCAACAGCTGTTAATTCCAAAGACCTGTCTCCATTGATGCTAGCAGCTAGAGAGGGCCACTGGGGAACGGCAGAGCGTCTTCTTCAGTTCGATTCATCTAGCTCAAGGGGTTCTGTTGACGGCGATGTACCAGGGCTGCTGCTGGAGCAAAAGGACAATATGGGGAGAACGGCGCTTATGATGGCGGCCTCAGAGGGTCATACCAATTTAATTGATCTATTCTTGGAGAAGGGAGCTGTACTTGAGGGCGTCGATAAAGAGGGACTGACTGCATTAGGGTGGGCATGTGTCAGGGGAAGAATTTCTGCTGTCCAATGTCTTTTGGATCATGGTGCTGATATTGGAGCTAATGACAAGACTGGCAGGACACCTCTGGATCTTGCTGCTTTTCAGGGTAATCCGAAATTGGTGCAATTATTGTTGGAGCGAGGTGCTGCTATTGAACATGTGGATTTGAATGGGATGAGGCCATTGGATAGAGCTATCGGATGTAGAAATGTACCGGTGGTGCAATGCTTTTTGAGGAGGGGTGCTAAGTTGGGGCCTGCAACCTGGGCCATGGCCCAAGGAAAGCCTGATGTACTGTTGATACTATTGAATAAATTGCTGGAGGATGGCAATGTGCTTTACAGGAAGGAAAGACTCAAGGAAGCTTCTCACAGGTATGCCTATGCATTGAGAAAGTTTCCTGGAGCACCTGAGCAGGTTCACGATGCACAGAGCCAGGAAGAGAGCAACATGATCCTTCATCTGCCAACGTTTACACAATTGAAGTTAAATTTTTTGCTCAATCTCAGCAGGTGTAAACGTAAAATGAATGTAAATATTTCAAGTTCaagttattttctattttcttttttcaggaaattatttttacatttctttttcattgtAGGAGTTTGAAGAAGCTGTGGAGCTGGCAGATGAAGCTTTAAATATCCGTCCATCATCCTATGAAGCTTTTTATGCTCGTGCGAAGGCTAGGGTCGATTTGGGACATTATGAAGACGCTCTAATTGATGTTCAAGAGGCTCTACAAATAGCACCAGTTAACAATCGACAAGACCGACGTGTTTTGTGTGCCCTGAAAGATGAGATAGTGTCGAGAATAGAGGGGACCGGAATTGGATGCAGCAAAACAGTCGTTGACGTGACTTCCAGGAGATTCAGGGCATCTGTGGATACGCTGACCGAGCTTTAGAATTCCTCTCTGCATATGGCCTCGTTCGACAGCTTTTCGATCGATATTTACGATTGAAGGAGGGAGAACGCGCATGTGCGGATATCGTTGAAACCTATTTATTATTGATGATTCTCTACTTTGTTAATTATTGAAGCTTCCAATCTATTCCAAAgctttgcaaaaaaaattgagaaattgttcttaagatattttaattgaattaaattatgaattacGTTTTTTTATTGCTCTCAATTCGCTCATTCGATTATAAATCGAACGCAGATTATTGATGATGATTTATACGTATCGTGTATCATACGCACAACACAACTGATTCTGTTTTGATtggttttttcttttcaaaccGCGGTAATCGGAGAAAGTGAGATATTTTATCGTTtcatttttcagtatttgttTCGAATTTTAAGAGTCCTAGATATTTAATGGAATGGTGAATATTCGATGCTTAAGATGCAACAATTATCAGTATCAATTGTagattattattcaaatgtaataaattcacaagagaaaaagaaattatatTGTGTCACATTACCTTTTAATGAAGAACGTTTTTATTGAGAATAAAGAAAACAATCATAAAACTAATCTATTTTTCTCATCTAACCTTGTGCcatatatttattcaattaattcttttgatttttttttctttttcaacaaGTGTGATTGATAAACACTCTACACGGAGGTGTATCACGGAAAAGGTTTACTCTATGCCCGCAGAGTTAATGATACTTATGCCTAATTACACGTGACGAATGTGGTTACCTCATGTTTCATGAAGACTAAGGGGAATGATCACGGAAAAGAATTTCAAGACACTGTTGGGAATCGCGGATGAGAATTATTGGTTGCATCTCAGGTAGAATAGCCAATGCTCatgattaataaaattcaattgtacACCCAGtggattaatttattcaaatctaGAGAAACCTTTGTTGAgtattcaaattaattcagtTATTCCGGTAATATCTTTGATGCCGGCTGTTTTATGCCAGGAGAatgcaaaattttgaaataatgtaCAAAACGTTGTTCTTCTGAACCTCTCTCATCTACCTCTATAATATTTATCACAATGTTTTCAGTTGAGATTATCCAAGTACTATGGATAATGTACTTGTGAAATACTTTTCTACTGTAGCTCAACACTGTACCGTGATGTGTACCAACTCGTAAAAGTTATCTGGATAGCCTTAagctatttttcatttgtcgaACATCAGAGGCattcaatttgaaataatcaaagtagataaaaataataggaaaaattaacaacgatttttaaatttaacttTGATATTCCAAAGTGAGGATTTCATTCGAATAATTCTCATTCGATTCAAATATAAATATCTCAGTGGGTGGATGGCTTTAATTGGCTCATTGCCATAAACTGTCTTCGCCGCGTAATTTGTGTATCGTGTCCAACACGATAACCTTTGAAGAGAACTCATCAGTTCAACTTATTGTTCCGacgaatggaaaattaatttttaataatctgGAATTTTCATCATTGAAGGAAATCGGTGGGATTCCCCGGGCCAAACTATTGCCCTTTGTACGTATCTTTATTTTGATAGCCCTGTACGTAACCAGAGGCATCGGGTATATCCTTTCTTCCGGCGATTCCTTTGCCCTTTCCTGTTTCGTCGAAACGCTGTTTGTGAGAGCCCGTGTACTTAGTGACATCCGTCAGTCTGTCAACTGCTGAGGCTGCTTTAGGACTCTGcaatttcaatgaaacaagaaataaaaattctttctcatttttaaaatcaacGAACAACGAATTCAAGTACTAACAACCGTTGAAGCTGTGATTCCAGGTGGTCCACAATGTGCCATTTTACTCTTAATATCCGtgagttcaatttttttcgcctTTGCTAATTCTTCTAAAAATGCTTTGTACTGCTCCATACTCAACTTCATTGATCTAAAAGTAATTtgtaattaacaaaatgaatCTGTGCAATTGTTAAGTTCAATATTTCTACATCAACTActtcaaaatttcatgaatgtttttttctttgtcaCTCACTTTTGTTTCTTAAAATAAATTCCTGTGTCAGTAGTAGTGATTTTCTTTCCGTCAATGACTTTCGCCTGCTTCATCCATTTATCGCTCTGGCTCAAGGTAATATGTTTACCATCGCTTTTAGTATCTCCAAACTTGGAAAAAGCTTTGAAATTGGCTCCTATCGATAAACTACTCCCTGTCGCCGTCGTTCCTGTTGCTGATGCAGGGGACGGGCTTCCGGGCGCCGACTTCTCCGttccattttcaattttcacatttGCAATCTCATTACTCATATTCTCCACGGAATTGTTGGTACCATTTGCCGGCTTTTCGTTTTCCATGATAATCTGTAAAATtgagacagaaaaaaaaagtcgttaAATCTTCAAACGCACGCAAACCGGAAATAGAAAATGATTTAACGCTCTCACTGGGCTACGAAGGCCGCGATTATTTCATATCTATAAATAGATGATTTACGTGAGTTATTCGTTGACTCTATTAACACAGGTTAATTACTTCCAAAACCTTGGCATGCAAGTAAATGATTTTCTAATTCaccgaaaattgatttttgatttCAAACAAAAAGTATGCGGCGACCACTGTTTCTATCGGACTCACAACTCGTATCTGTTGATAACCGATTTGTATATATGACAACAGCTGTAGTGTCTAGATACTCTGGAGTTTGTGGGAACGAATAAAAATCTGGGCATGCGGAGAGCGCATGTGTTATATTGATCCTCATTGCGCGATACGCAATAGCGAGAAGAAAAGTGGGAGGACCTCACAACCTGTATTGTCGAAAACCACCCCTAGGCCTGTCATTATGTACTCCATTTCactctattatttatttatggaatGTTTGTTTTGTCTGTACTCAGCTGAAGGGGAGGCACATTTAGAAAATACTCGCCCCGGGGTGAAGGTATCATCAGATAAAGAGCTCATATAGGTGTTTACAGAGATTGTTTAACAATTCATCGACCCCAAAATGTAAAGAACAATTCCCCCCAC from Diachasmimorpha longicaudata isolate KC_UGA_2023 chromosome 1, iyDiaLong2, whole genome shotgun sequence harbors:
- the LOC135165909 gene encoding protein TANC2 isoform X5 gives rise to the protein MVGGSMCPSCEMPFDKGKKRRLIDSCGHERCYSCLFRSEACPICRNIYETRRDDSVILQDDIVNYDTGFCSSEPVSIIANEDWTDDVSAINSLCGSPRLRNRNTRNVNRSVHQGPENVTFSSMMAKGPKGKPPVLPELIGSQSRHKTQVMAQSCPTPPNQRRRFFLSPKNLKSPFTPQRSRRGGGPTPEQGNDNPSALSAWMTSSWEGTTRWPGVVLGKIKSLWSTSQGTASDGLNQLIDPPRSKADNNNRLVNAPRKNKILGLEQFNRATDDEGGSVKPLSSKNRKSSQSDLYMRLGLLLGSGHLRTSSGVDNTALPCSNRPPSSSQPQQSDVMRCHETSLSSLTSYDQQTLASTNTSPVSTLTGTSSEAEVAGALRTPIKPKGKSKQKTKIKDCDSAGSLASISTSISASTSMSMSMSVSVSGLSNGSCSPLTPRKHSANPEDDSGLKNRRSCARKSGRGSVKPLETKMRFLSHPVAQLTLKPLFFEVPSVEQNPLFTGRFWLLQEIEKVIKGSSPGILISGAPGTGKTSLILQLVEHSCFGRRREQSLRAEIAECDEDEAEQSQRPLQSTFEINMKKTNEKIRETASHVVAYHFCQADNNNTCLVPDLIHSIAAQLCQAPQLIAYREYLLSEPHLQGSLSHRECTVDPDLALSRGVLEPMLTLRKAGRLPQVNMVILIDAICDAEYHRPDRGDTIASFLTRHAPNFPSWMKIICTVRSELRECAKAFPYTRICLDKSASGTGGVCIGRDLSEYISHRMVQSTVIQANVTASVNGKESSCGVNQNRFATHLLSLAGGSFLFAKLTLDLIESGHLVAKSASYKVLPVSLAQIFQLHFNLRFPTATSFEKVQPLLGVCLAALYPLTLPEIFYSVNSLYTEQFVSWEEFLQRFKMLSGFLVKRLDDTYMFFHPSFREWLIRRDENESPKFLCDLRLGHTAIAFRLARLESPLSGDKVLELGHHVLKAHFYRGVTPSFPSRDLQAWWMTSSTECVSSALSTLRNIYSPNVKVSRLLLLAGASPNHRTEYLGNAPVLCMYAHEGSVEMVSLLLEFGADVELTNSQGCTALSLASSRGHCDVVRLLAGAGASLGHADIAGQCPLVHAARHGRFPVVGYLLACDWSIPTSESDIHSETVSEIPREEAAQQAVVAAASQGHESVVEYLLDMAKVNIDVSDTLIGETALTIASAHGSTATVSALLTRGANPTAVNSKDLSPLMLAAREGHWGTAERLLQFDSSSSRGSVDGDVPGLLLEQKDNMGRTALMMAASEGHTNLIDLFLEKGAVLEGVDKEGLTALGWACVRGRISAVQCLLDHGADIGANDKTGRTPLDLAAFQGNPKLVQLLLERGAAIEHVDLNGMRPLDRAIGCRNVPVVQCFLRRGAKLGPATWAMAQGKPDVLLILLNKLLEDGNVLYRKERLKEASHRYAYALRKFPGAPEQVHDAQSQEESNMILHLPTFTQLKLNFLLNLSRCKRKMNEFEEAVELADEALNIRPSSYEAFYARAKARVDLGHYEDALIDVQEALQIAPVNNRQDRRVLCALKDEIVSRIEGTGIGCSKTVVDVTSRRFRASVDTLTEL
- the LOC135165909 gene encoding protein TANC2 isoform X6, giving the protein MDIGASNPSPSLFRRTKKYRDREMVRKKMVHKLGFGSRTRPHPDLAQIRALVESTSMVGGSMCPSCEMPFDKGKKRRLIDSCGHERCYSCLFRSEACPICRNIYETRRDDSVILQDDIVNYDTGFCSSEPVSIIANEDWTDDVSAINSLCGSPRLRNRNTRNVNRSVHQGPENVTFSSMMAKGPKGKPPVLPELIGSQSRHKTQVMAQSCPTPPNQRRRFFLSPKNLKSPFTPQRSRRGGGPTPEQGNDNPSALSDDEGGSVKPLSSKNRKSSQSDLYMRLGLLLGSGHLRTSSGVDNTALPCSNRPPSSSQPQQSDVMRCHETSLSSLTSYDQQTLASTNTSPVSTLTGTSSEAEVAGALRTPIKPKGKSKQKTKIKDCDSAGSLASISTSISASTSMSMSMSVSVSGLSNGSCSPLTPRKHSANPEDDSGLKNRRSCARKSGRGSVKPLETKMRFLSHPVAQLTLKPLFFEVPSVEQNPLFTGRFWLLQEIEKVIKGSSPGILISGAPGTGKTSLILQLVEHSCFGRRREQSLRAEIAECDEDEAEQSQRPLQSTFEINMKKTNEKIRETASHVVAYHFCQADNNNTCLVPDLIHSIAAQLCQAPQLIAYREYLLSEPHLQGSLSHRECTVDPDLALSRGVLEPMLTLRKAGRLPQVNMVILIDAICDAEYHRPDRGDTIASFLTRHAPNFPSWMKIICTVRSELRECAKAFPYTRICLDKSASGTGGVCIGRDLSEYISHRMVQSTVIQANVTASVNGKESSCGVNQNRFATHLLSLAGGSFLFAKLTLDLIESGHLVAKSASYKVLPVSLAQIFQLHFNLRFPTATSFEKVQPLLGVCLAALYPLTLPEIFYSVNSLYTEQFVSWEEFLQRFKMLSGFLVKRLDDTYMFFHPSFREWLIRRDENESPKFLCDLRLGHTAIAFRLARLESPLSGDKVLELGHHVLKAHFYRGVTPSFPSRDLQAWWMTSSTECVSSALSTLRNIYSPNVKVSRLLLLAGASPNHRTEYLGNAPVLCMYAHEGSVEMVSLLLEFGADVELTNSQGCTALSLASSRGHCDVVRLLAGAGASLGHADIAGQCPLVHAARHGRFPVVGYLLACDWSIPTSESDIHSETVSEIPREEAAQQAVVAAASQGHESVVEYLLDMAKVNIDVSDTLIGETALTIASAHGSTATVSALLTRGANPTAVNSKDLSPLMLAAREGHWGTAERLLQFDSSSSRGSVDGDVPGLLLEQKDNMGRTALMMAASEGHTNLIDLFLEKGAVLEGVDKEGLTALGWACVRGRISAVQCLLDHGADIGANDKTGRTPLDLAAFQGNPKLVQLLLERGAAIEHVDLNGMRPLDRAIGCRNVPVVQCFLRRGAKLGPATWAMAQGKPDVLLILLNKLLEDGNVLYRKERLKEASHRYAYALRKFPGAPEQVHDAQSQEESNMILHLPTFTQLKLNFLLNLSRCKRKMNEFEEAVELADEALNIRPSSYEAFYARAKARVDLGHYEDALIDVQEALQIAPVNNRQDRRVLCALKDEIVSRIEGTGIGCSKTVVDVTSRRFRASVDTLTEL
- the LOC135165909 gene encoding protein TANC2 isoform X1, translated to MDIGASNPSPSLFRRTKKYRDREMVRKKMVHKLGFGSRTRPHPDLAQIRALVESTSMVGGSMCPSCEMPFDKGKKRRLIDSCGHERCYSCLFRSEACPICRNIYETRRDDSVILQDDIVNYDTGFCSSEPVSIIANEDWTDDVSAINSLCGSPRLRNRNTRNVNRSVHQGPENVTFSSMMAKGPKGKPPVLPELIGSQSRHKTQVMAQSCPTPPNQRRRFFLSPKNLKSPFTPQRSRRGGGPTPEQGNDNPSALSAWMTSSWEGTTRWPGVVLGKIKSLWSTSQGTASDGLNQLIDPPRSKADNNNRLVNAPRKNKILGLEQFNRATDDEGGSVKPLSSKNRKSSQSDLYMRLGLLLGSGHLRTSSGVDNTALPCSNRPPSSSQPQQSDVMRCHETSLSSLTSYDQQTLASTNTSPVSTLTGTSSEAEVAGALRTPIKPKGKSKQKTKIKDCDSAGSLASISTSISASTSMSMSMSVSVSGLSNGSCSPLTPRKHSANPEDDSGLKNRRSCARKSGRGSVKPLETKMRFLSHPVAQLTLKPLFFEVPSVEQNPLFTGRFWLLQEIEKVIKGSSPGILISGAPGTGKTSLILQLVEHSCFGRRREQSLRAEIAECDEDEAEQSQRPLQSTFEINMKKTNEKIRETASHVVAYHFCQADNNNTCLVPDLIHSIAAQLCQAPQLIAYREYLLSEPHLQGSLSHRECTVDPDLALSRGVLEPMLTLRKAGRLPQVNMVILIDAICDAEYHRPDRGDTIASFLTRHAPNFPSWMKIICTVRSELRECAKAFPYTRICLDKSASGTGGVCIGRDLSEYISHRMVQSTVIQANVTASVNGKESSCGVNQNRFATHLLSLAGGSFLFAKLTLDLIESGHLVAKSASYKVLPVSLAQIFQLHFNLRFPTATSFEKVQPLLGVCLAALYPLTLPEIFYSVNSLYTEQFVSWEEFLQRFKMLSGFLVKRLDDTYMFFHPSFREWLIRRDENESPKFLCDLRLGHTAIAFRLARLESPLSGDKVLELGHHVLKAHFYRGVTPSFPSRDLQAWWMTSSTECVSSALSTLRNIYSPNVKVSRLLLLAGASPNHRTEYLGNAPVLCMYAHEGSVEMVSLLLEFGADVELTNSQGCTALSLASSRGHCDVVRLLAGAGASLGHADIAGQCPLVHAARHGRFPVVGYLLACDWSIPTSESDIHSETVSEIPREEAAQQAVVAAASQGHESVVEYLLDMAKVNIDVSDTLIGETALTIASAHGSTATVSALLTRGANPTAVNSKDLSPLMLAAREGHWGTAERLLQFDSSSSRGSVDGDVPGLLLEQKDNMGRTALMMAASEGHTNLIDLFLEKGAVLEGVDKEGLTALGWACVRGRISAVQCLLDHGADIGANDKTGRTPLDLAAFQGNPKLVQLLLERGAAIEHVDLNGMRPLDRAIGCRNVPVVQCFLRRGAKLGPATWAMAQGKPDVLLILLNKLLEDGNVLYRKERLKEASHRYAYALRKFPGAPEQVHDAQSQEESNMILHLPTFTQLKLNFLLNLSRCKRKMNEFEEAVELADEALNIRPSSYEAFYARAKARVDLGHYEDALIDVQEALQIAPVNNRQDRRVLCALKDEIVSRIEGTGIGCSKTVVDVTSRRFRASVDTLTEL
- the LOC135165909 gene encoding protein TANC2 isoform X3 produces the protein MRARDSMVYTPVSLGPDTDDEETLVNEEIYNNDLAQIRALVESTSMVGGSMCPSCEMPFDKGKKRRLIDSCGHERCYSCLFRSEACPICRNIYETRRDDSVILQDDIVNYDTGFCSSEPVSIIANEDWTDDVSAINSLCGSPRLRNRNTRNVNRSVHQGPENVTFSSMMAKGPKGKPPVLPELIGSQSRHKTQVMAQSCPTPPNQRRRFFLSPKNLKSPFTPQRSRRGGGPTPEQGNDNPSALSAWMTSSWEGTTRWPGVVLGKIKSLWSTSQGTASDGLNQLIDPPRSKADNNNRLVNAPRKNKILGLEQFNRATDDEGGSVKPLSSKNRKSSQSDLYMRLGLLLGSGHLRTSSGVDNTALPCSNRPPSSSQPQQSDVMRCHETSLSSLTSYDQQTLASTNTSPVSTLTGTSSEAEVAGALRTPIKPKGKSKQKTKIKDCDSAGSLASISTSISASTSMSMSMSVSVSGLSNGSCSPLTPRKHSANPEDDSGLKNRRSCARKSGRGSVKPLETKMRFLSHPVAQLTLKPLFFEVPSVEQNPLFTGRFWLLQEIEKVIKGSSPGILISGAPGTGKTSLILQLVEHSCFGRRREQSLRAEIAECDEDEAEQSQRPLQSTFEINMKKTNEKIRETASHVVAYHFCQADNNNTCLVPDLIHSIAAQLCQAPQLIAYREYLLSEPHLQGSLSHRECTVDPDLALSRGVLEPMLTLRKAGRLPQVNMVILIDAICDAEYHRPDRGDTIASFLTRHAPNFPSWMKIICTVRSELRECAKAFPYTRICLDKSASGTGGVCIGRDLSEYISHRMVQSTVIQANVTASVNGKESSCGVNQNRFATHLLSLAGGSFLFAKLTLDLIESGHLVAKSASYKVLPVSLAQIFQLHFNLRFPTATSFEKVQPLLGVCLAALYPLTLPEIFYSVNSLYTEQFVSWEEFLQRFKMLSGFLVKRLDDTYMFFHPSFREWLIRRDENESPKFLCDLRLGHTAIAFRLARLESPLSGDKVLELGHHVLKAHFYRGVTPSFPSRDLQAWWMTSSTECVSSALSTLRNIYSPNVKVSRLLLLAGASPNHRTEYLGNAPVLCMYAHEGSVEMVSLLLEFGADVELTNSQGCTALSLASSRGHCDVVRLLAGAGASLGHADIAGQCPLVHAARHGRFPVVGYLLACDWSIPTSESDIHSETVSEIPREEAAQQAVVAAASQGHESVVEYLLDMAKVNIDVSDTLIGETALTIASAHGSTATVSALLTRGANPTAVNSKDLSPLMLAAREGHWGTAERLLQFDSSSSRGSVDGDVPGLLLEQKDNMGRTALMMAASEGHTNLIDLFLEKGAVLEGVDKEGLTALGWACVRGRISAVQCLLDHGADIGANDKTGRTPLDLAAFQGNPKLVQLLLERGAAIEHVDLNGMRPLDRAIGCRNVPVVQCFLRRGAKLGPATWAMAQGKPDVLLILLNKLLEDGNVLYRKERLKEASHRYAYALRKFPGAPEQVHDAQSQEESNMILHLPTFTQLKLNFLLNLSRCKRKMNEFEEAVELADEALNIRPSSYEAFYARAKARVDLGHYEDALIDVQEALQIAPVNNRQDRRVLCALKDEIVSRIEGTGIGCSKTVVDVTSRRFRASVDTLTEL
- the LOC135165909 gene encoding protein TANC2 isoform X4, whose amino-acid sequence is MAPPDRITRCSPPPPPRSGAGFSHSVLDLAQIRALVESTSMVGGSMCPSCEMPFDKGKKRRLIDSCGHERCYSCLFRSEACPICRNIYETRRDDSVILQDDIVNYDTGFCSSEPVSIIANEDWTDDVSAINSLCGSPRLRNRNTRNVNRSVHQGPENVTFSSMMAKGPKGKPPVLPELIGSQSRHKTQVMAQSCPTPPNQRRRFFLSPKNLKSPFTPQRSRRGGGPTPEQGNDNPSALSAWMTSSWEGTTRWPGVVLGKIKSLWSTSQGTASDGLNQLIDPPRSKADNNNRLVNAPRKNKILGLEQFNRATDDEGGSVKPLSSKNRKSSQSDLYMRLGLLLGSGHLRTSSGVDNTALPCSNRPPSSSQPQQSDVMRCHETSLSSLTSYDQQTLASTNTSPVSTLTGTSSEAEVAGALRTPIKPKGKSKQKTKIKDCDSAGSLASISTSISASTSMSMSMSVSVSGLSNGSCSPLTPRKHSANPEDDSGLKNRRSCARKSGRGSVKPLETKMRFLSHPVAQLTLKPLFFEVPSVEQNPLFTGRFWLLQEIEKVIKGSSPGILISGAPGTGKTSLILQLVEHSCFGRRREQSLRAEIAECDEDEAEQSQRPLQSTFEINMKKTNEKIRETASHVVAYHFCQADNNNTCLVPDLIHSIAAQLCQAPQLIAYREYLLSEPHLQGSLSHRECTVDPDLALSRGVLEPMLTLRKAGRLPQVNMVILIDAICDAEYHRPDRGDTIASFLTRHAPNFPSWMKIICTVRSELRECAKAFPYTRICLDKSASGTGGVCIGRDLSEYISHRMVQSTVIQANVTASVNGKESSCGVNQNRFATHLLSLAGGSFLFAKLTLDLIESGHLVAKSASYKVLPVSLAQIFQLHFNLRFPTATSFEKVQPLLGVCLAALYPLTLPEIFYSVNSLYTEQFVSWEEFLQRFKMLSGFLVKRLDDTYMFFHPSFREWLIRRDENESPKFLCDLRLGHTAIAFRLARLESPLSGDKVLELGHHVLKAHFYRGVTPSFPSRDLQAWWMTSSTECVSSALSTLRNIYSPNVKVSRLLLLAGASPNHRTEYLGNAPVLCMYAHEGSVEMVSLLLEFGADVELTNSQGCTALSLASSRGHCDVVRLLAGAGASLGHADIAGQCPLVHAARHGRFPVVGYLLACDWSIPTSESDIHSETVSEIPREEAAQQAVVAAASQGHESVVEYLLDMAKVNIDVSDTLIGETALTIASAHGSTATVSALLTRGANPTAVNSKDLSPLMLAAREGHWGTAERLLQFDSSSSRGSVDGDVPGLLLEQKDNMGRTALMMAASEGHTNLIDLFLEKGAVLEGVDKEGLTALGWACVRGRISAVQCLLDHGADIGANDKTGRTPLDLAAFQGNPKLVQLLLERGAAIEHVDLNGMRPLDRAIGCRNVPVVQCFLRRGAKLGPATWAMAQGKPDVLLILLNKLLEDGNVLYRKERLKEASHRYAYALRKFPGAPEQVHDAQSQEESNMILHLPTFTQLKLNFLLNLSRCKRKMNEFEEAVELADEALNIRPSSYEAFYARAKARVDLGHYEDALIDVQEALQIAPVNNRQDRRVLCALKDEIVSRIEGTGIGCSKTVVDVTSRRFRASVDTLTEL